A single window of Methylacidimicrobium sp. AP8 DNA harbors:
- a CDS encoding tetratricopeptide repeat protein: MSEFRRGFRRSTETSSIGPQGLSGGAEERAEDRGASGSRSAEGSALVPQNASGGAASALSVAELSRLLNEGARCYARGRLSEAADLYEQVLAKEARNVIAWCNLGVVRFAQQRYDQAAEALREAIELQPADSYPYAVLGMAYYRSGKYPLAVAVLERAAAIDGNNARIRRELGLAYAASGNPLAARKELLKALALDPNDGESHFNLALLYASQVPPQRKKALLHYRSALALGMSKDIALERAIH; encoded by the coding sequence TTGAGTGAGTTTCGCCGCGGCTTCCGGCGCAGCACCGAAACGAGCTCGATCGGGCCGCAGGGGCTCTCCGGAGGTGCGGAGGAGCGCGCCGAAGACCGGGGCGCGAGCGGGTCCCGGAGCGCCGAGGGTTCCGCCCTCGTTCCGCAGAATGCCTCCGGCGGAGCCGCCAGCGCCCTTTCCGTCGCGGAGCTGAGCAGGCTCCTCAACGAAGGGGCGCGCTGTTACGCCCGGGGCCGCCTTTCGGAGGCGGCCGATCTTTACGAGCAGGTCCTGGCGAAAGAGGCGCGCAACGTCATCGCTTGGTGCAATCTCGGAGTGGTTCGCTTCGCTCAGCAACGCTACGACCAGGCGGCGGAAGCGCTTCGCGAAGCGATCGAGCTCCAGCCGGCGGACTCCTATCCTTACGCGGTGCTCGGCATGGCCTATTATCGAAGCGGAAAATACCCTCTGGCGGTCGCGGTCCTGGAGCGCGCAGCGGCGATCGACGGAAACAACGCCCGGATTCGCCGGGAGCTCGGCTTGGCCTATGCCGCGAGCGGGAATCCCCTCGCCGCCCGGAAGGAGCTGCTGAAGGCCTTGGCACTTGACCCCAACGACGGGGAGAGCCATTTCAACCTCGCGCTCCTCTACGCTTCCCAAGTTCCCCCGCAAAGGAAGAAGGCGCTCCTGCACTACCGCTCGGCGCTGGCGCTGGGCATGTCCAAGGATATCGCGCTGGAGCGCGCCATCCATTAA